DNA from Toxoplasma gondii ME49 chromosome X, whole genome shotgun sequence:
TACGGATAATTCGGACGGGGATCCAGTGGTGAAGTTGTGCATAGACATAAAGCATAAACAGGTGCCTGTTCGCTGTGAAAGGGAATTGCCCGTATCAAGTGATAGCAGTGTTTGTAACGATCGGTTGCCGGAGAACTATCAGCTTCCCTAAAATTCGCAGAGTCGACGGATCGTCCTGCTGAGGGACTGTTTCCGACCCGAGCCCTGTGACTCACCTTGATTTTTCGTCTTGTACGTCGCATTGAGAAAGTTCTCTTCGTGTGGTAGTTGAAATCTTCGTCATGGTACAACCCGGTCTGTGACGCGGCTGACGGTTCCCTGCCGTACGCCTTCACAGGGATCGGAGGAATGACTTGCCACTTCTTGAAACCTCGGCGGGCACCGCGGCCCACCAGCCGCAGGTACTTCCCCCACAAGTTAAGATTCTTCGGCATCTTGCTGGTGCATCTTCACTTTCTGACTTCCGCCAAAATTCCAAGCGACAAAGGGGCTTTTGGAAGACTTGAACGGGCCAGGGCGTTCCAAGCCTAGTCTCATGTCACAGCACGATAACTCTCGGCTGCGGAATTGCTCGTTGCACTGCCTGCTGTTCACAGGCAACCTTCGTTGCCTTCGCTGGGTGCGCCGGCGCGAAGTGACTATAAAGCCGCTGGAGGGGTCAGCTTTACAGGAAACCCACACCCTCCAGACATAGTCGGGTTGTTTTTAGGAATAAACGAAGATGGATGGTGTCAAACAGAGCAAACGAGGGGCAGGATCGCTTAGACGATCACTTAGACTGCGCAGGTTCTCCGCTGTATAGGTAGACAGAAACATTGAGCACGGAGTCTATAGACATATGCGGCGACTGCGGTGCGTGCACATTCTGACTAAGGGCACCTTCTatgaagcgaaaaaaacaggtTAGGGGCGCGCCAGAGGCGACGAACATCCGCATCTGAACCCCGTTAAAAACTTTTCTGTGTATATACCATGAAGTGTGAAAAAGAAAGGCGCCAACACACTTGAAAAAAACACCTCGCAGAACCTTGAGCGCACGTTTGGACTTCAAGAGTCAAAGTCAAGTGATCTACCGCAGATGGTCACGTTGTCTAACGTTAAACGCATAGAGTGGAGCGAAGAACCGGAAGGCCATGTTTTACGCGTTGATGTGGCTGAAGACCAGCGGATTTTTGGggggactgcatgcagggagaAACGTGGCACTTCCGCTGCATGAGGGAGGCACGCCAACGCACATGCAACCCTTTTCTCCGCTATACCTATTTGCTTTATGAGGGAAACAGAATGAGTCTTGCCCCTCTGCAAAGACTGTGCCTCGAGGTGCCCTCATCTCACCTGCAGAACAGCTTGTTTTTGTAGCTTTACCTGGTGTGCAGTGGTTCCTGAGAACCGTCGCCGCCGCGTCgacctgcatgcgtcgaggCTCCTAGCGATTCGTTCGAGTTCCTGTCTCTGAGTTCCAACAGTATAGAACCGCTGTTTGTCACTTCAAGCGCGTCACGTCTCACGTGGGCGTCTGAAGCGCTTCTTGGAAGACGCAACGAAGATACCCCTGgatcttcttctgtctggaCACACACTctcgaggaaaagcgaatCCTTGAAGCGATCTTTCTGCCCCGGCATCAAAGGTGGAAGTTTCCTTGCTGTTTCGACGTTGGTGCTGGTCTGTATGCCTTGGCATGCCACCTGGGCgacttctgcttcctcagcTTCGTTTCCGACGTTTCGCCGTCCTTTGTGTGCGCTGAACATCCAACGCAAGCTCAGTTCTCTTCTGGCCGCTTGgctgtcgccttcccccctgcgtcttctcgccacCAGTCagcgtcgccttcctgtcAGCCTGCACTCTCATCCACTTACGTTCCTTCCTTCTACATACAAAAGCCGGTTTCTGCGTGTCGTCGAAGCCGCCGCTGCTCCACAGACGTCGTGCCCCAGACGACTCGCGGGTCGCCTGCGCTTGCTCGCCGGGAAAACTCGGGTGGAAGTGAAAGAAATCGCGGAGTCAAATCCAGGACCTCTCCATCCGACTCGATGACgctcctccacttcttcgcCAGCAGCGTGTGCTGCTTCGGCCCGATCTACGCAGTATACAAAGCTACGGAAGTGTAAGCGCGTTTTCAGTCAACGAAATGCGTATGCGAGTGCACTCTGCCGTCTGCTGCAGGCTCGCGTCGCCAATTGAGAACTATGCGTGTTTTATTTTCCTCGATATCGTGCCACGCTTCCCCACGCTGACGATGTAGTCTTCTCACCTCTGGGGGATGTTGTCATTCATGCACAGTTCCCTACAGCATGCGGCGTCTGGAAAGACCGATCTGGCTCTTCTGCTGCAACTTGTAGATGTcctttcgtgtctctccagcgCCTCCGTGTCGGTTCAGTGCTCCCTTGTCATTCAACAAGATTCAGATAGGAACGGTCGCTACCGGCAGATGTAAGACGTCTCCAATTCCCCAGTCGTCGACGATAATACGCGGAAGAACAGTAACTCATATACGACGCCTTCACGAAGGCAAAAGATAGCTGAGGGGATCATTCAGTGGTACGGAGCTTGCAGGATGCGCCCTATACTTTTATGTGCAGAGAattttctggggagtatgTATCTCaagttggactactggtttgGATCTTGAATGTCTTTGTTCACCGGATCCAAGCACCACTGTGCTCTTCCTGACCCTCGTGCTTAGTACATTGAGTGTAGTGCATCCAGCGTACATCTGAAAATGAGCGTTTGTACACAAACTATAGAGACACAGGTTCGTCGCACGGCGTCCTGTCGTACTTGAATGGTCCTTTTGGCGCATATGCGGCTTTTAAATCACCTCCATAACCGGTGGTTTGTTAGTATTTATTTTACCAACATGTGAGGAAAGTAAAAAAACCGATGAAGCTTCTCCATGTGTCGGTCCGCGAGCTTCACCGATTTGTtttcctcgctgcttcgAGCTTCAGAGATACGCGAGGGTGTGGCTGTCTCCCTCGGTGAACTAACTCGGAGTTGGTGATCTCTGATGATTCACGCAAACGTCTCTGATTTCTCTGTGCAGGTCAGAACAAGCCGGCACACTGGTGCTCGTTGCcctctcctccgcctcgtACCTCTGCGCTCAACTCCTGAGAGTACGTTTACGCGACAACATGGACGTGACAACGGGGGTCTcaactgtttttctctgcttttcgcgCAGTCGGGAGtgcggctcttctctgtgtgaTAGAGCGGATCTCGGATCTCGCTTTGGAGGGGAAATTTCCTCTGTCTGGggtgaaaaaaaacagagccAAGTGCAGAGACTTCCACCTGCAAATAATAAGAGCAGATACACAAAGGACTACTCCATGTATGTACAGCACCTGCTGGTCACAACTGCCAATATGTATTTTATCTTTCGGTCTGAAAACATCGAGTTAGGAATCCCAGCCAGAGTGTACACTTTAGGTAAAACGCTTATCCCTCTCGTAGCCTTTGTGCACATCGGAGTGTCTTCAGGCATCTTCACTGAatttccgcttctctgtcttggcAGAGGCACTGCGTGCAATCGCTCCTACCGTGCTCGCTTCTGGAATTAACTGCCGTTTGCGTTTGCCACGAACATACTATCGTCCAAGATACAGTCAGTTCCGCTTCCGTCGAATGTTTCGCTTTACTGTGTAGATCATAAAACTTCTCATCTTTGAGATCAGACTCACGTTCGTGGTCTGATTCTGGACCACTCTGTTTTTAAGATGCCAGAGCTGTGCCTGCAACACACGTATGTaccatatgtatatagatatatatacatatacatatatatacatatatatatatgaatattgATCTGTACGTATGTGGGCCTGCGTTGCTTTATCATCCTGGGTAGGGCTGTGGGGTGTCATGTTGGCTCGCTACGTTTGCGCACTCTGTTGTATTTCTGTCAACTTGTGGGTTCCTTTTAGGCACAGTTAAAAACTTTTTGATGTCTGGTGTGCTCAGAGCTTGGTTGTCGCGTCGTTGGCGCCAGCCACCTGTCACCTTTACTTCGTCTGCGAGGTACGGAAAGTGGAAGTGCCTGGTTTCTTTCCCTTGTTACGTCTCGTTTGgctgcgcgtctcctctcgaagGGTGGAGTCGCTGTCGCTGAGGATGGTCGCGGCCCTGTCACTGGTTGAATTCTTCGTGCGTAGATAAGTCGCAACTGCAACTCGTTCTGACTCTGCGGTGAATCTCTTTGGCCTCTTGTTGGAGGTGCGGAAGCGTTCACTGTTCACGTGCATGTGTCTTCTCAACTGTGAATTCACCAGACTTTCACGCAGATCCTTTGGGGCGTCATGAAGATTATGGGTCTCTACTTTGTGATCCACCACAGGTGAGTTCGGCGCTGTCAAAcactctctcttgtttctgaAGGACGGCGCATTCGAGTTTACTCTGCTGAGTGCCCGAATTTCTCGTGGTGCCCTCACATAGTCGTTCCGCGCGTTGGCTCAGTCGATTCAAATGGTTCTGGCAGCcctgaggtgtacataccGCGCTCAGCAttcttttcgccttcgttcgACGGTAAAGAGTGCAGAGCTTCCAcgcttttttttcgtgcGATTCTACGAGAAACGCGTGCAGACGTACCATGCACACCTTGCGCGTTCGGTCAACAAACAATTGGCAGCTGGCTTGCCAGCAACCGCGTCGCGTGTCCAGAGTTTTTCAGCTGTTTTTGCGTGTATCTCGACAGAACGGCACTGTCCTTCGACGCGGATTCGCGCGTGCTGAGCATTGGTCTGGGTTGGTCCTTCGCTCATTCGCTCTTCACCAACCTGTTGCCGATCCTCTCAAGTAAGGCTCAAATCTATGGCTGAATCTGAAGCGCTTTGTTGTCGGCTGAAGTTGGAGACTTCCGCTGGGCTTCTGTCTTTGCCAAAGCTGACGCCTCGGTTTCGCTGCCCAATTTCTGCTTTGTGCGATCCACGCAGGTGCACGGACCGTGGCGTTCCACTGGAAGTTCCTCTATGGTGCTTTGTCGGCAAATGTTTCCAGCGTAGGTTTACCTTTTACACAGGAGCACTCGTAGAGAATATCTCGCGTCGTTTGGCGCTTGCTCTCTCCCGTGAAAAATCCGTGCTCTCTTCGGGTCGCACGGACAGGCTTtcggtctctgtcgcttgctTCCGTGtagaggcgagaagcagtTCTAACGTTTTCTGGCGTGTGTGTAATGACTGCAGCCACGGGGGTAAAACGACGGACTGTCGCCTCCCATCTGGTGGTTTGAAAGGGGCTAGAGACCCGCTGAACAGGGGGTTGTGTCTTCACTTCCAGCGTCTATTCACTCCCGGTGTCTGATAAACTCATACAGTTGGTGTCCGTCAGGGAACTGTGAGAGCCGGTCACGCTCTTCGCCGCGGAAATGAAGTTGGGCTATACAGTCCATCTCCTAAAACAAAGGTTTTAACACTCTGTACTGGACCAGCTGGTTTGAGCATGAAGCCAGGCGACGCGTACGGTCCTACGCCACCGTCACGCGCAAAGACCATGCTTTTCCACACATTGCATTTCTCATCCCTTTTCCATTCCACAGGTTTCTCTGCTGACCTTGACAGcgctcgttttcctcgcgaCGCGGCGTAAGCAGCCGCGCGCAGCAGCCACCACACCAGGTATTCTGGCAGCAGtcctcctgctcctcccGTTTGTCACCAGGTACGTACAGCTCGAGAATCTCGAACTGCAGAGGTGGACAGTCATTTGTAGCAAAAGTCGCTGTTGTTTCGTGCTCAGGGAAGCAGTGATGTGGGATACGTGAACAAGCGTGTGCGTTCGTACGTGGACACTGAAGGCTACAGCATGTATTCCACGGAGGTGAAACTGTATCCCAGTTCGGCAATGTGCGGCTGTTTCCCTCTTGGCCCCGTGTGTAACTGGAGGGATTTACTGTGAAACCTGATTGTTTTCGTTAGCTTTTAGAGAAACGCCTGCTTGATGAGACCGCTTTTCGACGGGACTGAGTGATGCAGCGTctcgcgtcgcttctcgtttccgTAAGGGCCGGCGTTTTCCCGCGGttgtttctgcgtttcttcagcCGGATTATTGTCGGCGGCACCCCGTCTACCGGCCCTGCTGAAAGTCCAGCGTGGTGGATACAACTCGTGCTTCATGCAGCCGTCAGTGCTTCTGTTGCACTCTTTACGTGGCAGCTGTATCGCTCTCGTGCAGCTAAAGGCACAAGCTCCCAGTCTGCCTCCACTTCGCAACAGCAAGGAGGGGGAAATGGTTCCACGTATCCCAAGCGGGAGTGATACGAATCTGAGTATCAAGCTGTTGAAGATGTCGAGGTCAATGGGCCAGTGTCACCATCTCGTGGACAGGTAGAAGATGTCACGACACAGTGTGCGCGGGACGCTGACAAGGGAAGGCAACGCGCCTCGGCGACACAAGCATCTTCTGGCAGTCCACTGAGTCCTGAAGTACAGATTCGCGAATCCTTCGAAGCGTTCTTATATGGAATGCGCCGGAGCAACTTCACAAACCATTGCCATGTTGGCATCCATTTTAATTCGTTCTTCCGTTTGTCGCATGTGCCGGGCAGCAGCCAATCGATGACTGCGCAACTTAGTGAAAGCCAGTTCATCCGTCTCGTTTAAAGGGAGTTGCCTACATTTCTTGAACGGTGGTCTTAGTTTCCGTTGGTTGCTGCTCTTTCACGagtatgcatgcacgctcTAGCAAAGTAGCGACAAAAGTGGAGGCCCCATTTCATCCGGGTCGCACGTACCGGGCGTCCAGCGAGTTTGTGAGGTGGAGTCTGAGTGGCGGAGGCGGACAAGTTCGGGGCGCGCCGCCAACGGCACTTTACACAAGATTTCCCGTCCATCTGCAGGGAAGTATCTGTTGTATCGTAAGTCGTAAGTGGCAATATGTACAAGGTTGCCGGCTACCGGCCGTGGTCGGGCGGCAGTCTCACCTTCCCGCATGGTGGTTTGCACACAAAAACGGTGTCGCCTCGCGTTGTCAAAGTTCTGAAACGCCCCGCGCTTGGCATTCTTGGTGCACATGGAATTTTATCGCCGCGGCCACGTATCGCACTGCTTCCTTCGCCTGCAAGTCGACATCCCTCTGCTCCTTTGCATATGTACAAGGAAGTGGGGATAGACTCGGTAGGAGCCAGCGAAGTCCACTTCAGTGTGTGAATCCAGTAAATCAGTCTGTCAAGAATCGAGGGACTCTGAGCAGGTGCGCTTCCGCTGTTTGCACAGTACGGGCACTTCGGGCCAATTTCGCGACTGCCAAACACGTGGACGGCGCGACTTTCCGTAATCAGACACGACTCGTGGAATAATCATCCGGGCTCGCGTGTACTGAGTTGCTGCCGACAGCTGTCAAAGGCAGCATGCGACCAACGGTCATTCGCTCGGTGTGTCGTAGCTACTTTcggaaagggaagaagcaaTTCGTATTTGATCGGTTGGCTAGGAAACGCAACACCCTCAACGATCATTCGTTAGTTCGTACTGACAAAGAGCATCAGACCGGATCTGAAGGTCTCCCACACACTCACAGTTGTCACTTATCTTTCGTTTCCCAAGAGTAAACGTTGTTTCCCTGCGCCGCCCCGTATGCTGACGCGAAAGTGTTGTGGTTTGTAATGACATACTGTGAGACACGAGACGCAGATACGTGAGATGCGCTGGCAGGTGAGCTGCGCGCACTTGGGATCCGATGCAGTAGCTGTCCGCCCCAGTAATTCTATCACCCTGATCTGCCGCGGCCTTTGCGGTCCGTCTCTGATCCAAGGCGAGCAAACTCAGCAGTGCCTGGACGGTTCAGAACAATTTAGTCAACGACGATTCCTTCGTATTTGTTTGGTATGTAGCGCCCTCCGTCCCGGTAATGTTTGATCAGTGGCTCATGGCTGCGATCGCGGCTcccccttctgtctctcaggGCTCCTGAAATGCTGTTCTTCCGCACGTCCAGTACTGTTGTGGTCTGGCGGAATTCACAAGCGTCTCCGCGACGGTGTTTATTTGATGTAAGACACAACCCAAGTGTTCAATGCGTTTGAATTACATATGTCTGGCATCTCTTTTTACGAAAAGAATTGGCATGTTTGCAAAGCTCAGGCACGAGAGCTCCGAGCTCGAGTCAAATTCACCTTGAGCCTTTTTCCCCCTTGTGACTGCTTCGTAGATACGCGAGTGTGCGGAAAGCGGTGGTCGCTCGTCAACAAGCAGATTGTCACCGATGACAGCAGACACAGTTTCGTTGGCTTGAGTGTGCTGACTTGGGAATTTCAGTGTCCGTGGGCGTGTTTGTGTGGTAAATACTGGGCGGCTGTCCAATCATAAAGCTGGAGGTAAAACGCCTTAAAACGGTGGGTTTAGCCATCGCATACGCGTCGCGGTGAGACACACCTACGtaggaaggaagaaaccgTCGGCAAGTTGCTAATCCTGAAACCTAAACTCCTGTAAGTGACATGACGGCCACAAATCAATATTCTCAAATTGACGGCACACATGGTCTGGGActggcttctcttcgttcaaGTCAGGTATGACTAGCTGACAGTGAAAGTGCCGATGGAGGGATTAACTGGAAGCGAAGCGGGCTATGTGGGTACGGTTGCGCTGGTTGACCGACCAAACACAGACCAGGCTTTGTATTTAGCAGTGGCGGGAAACGGACAGACAGTTAAGGAACTCGTTGGCTGCGACTCGTCAACGGCTTCGACAGTAACAGTAGCGAAGCAGCGTCAGGAGAACGGCGCTAGAGGTAATGACGCCCAGGCATTGGCCGAGGGTTCACTCGGTCTTGTGGAACGTGGGTCTAGGGACTCAGAGGTAAAGGATAAAAGTCCCGTTGACACCTGGACTGAGGACGGATTTTCCGCTGATAGCAAGGCTCTGGCGTCGCAACCGTCACGGGCTCTTATTGACCATACTCAGCAACTCTGCGTACGTGCCGAGCCTTTTCTCGAAGTGTGCGCTGCAACCGCAAGGTGGCAGGCAGCGAGACTCATCGCAGCCAATTTATGTTCCTTAGCCACACAGCCGAGGCCCGGAAAATTTGATTTGCCCATCATCCTTACGGGGGAGTACGTCGATTCCGACTGCCAGGCCGCCGGTACTTCGGCCAACAGATTGATACAGTGCTGTTCTTTTGTATGTTATGTACCATTGCATGACGGTAGACAGATCTATATCCAGTTTGACAAGCGCCTACTACGACCAACATTGTGCAAGCGTATCCGATCAGCCCCTATCGAGGATAGAGGGATAGCGTCGAGGCGCACGTAGGACGCGCTTCCAGTACTGCCGTCCGAGACTGAAACGATGGACACAGTTGACATGCCGTGTCCCTTGGCACCACGCATGGATTTCCAACCCGCCattgtctctctcccggaGCCTCGGGAAGACGAAATGCTTCCTGAGTCTATGACGGCCCGACAGCTGCCTCAGAAGTTGCGAGGATGCGAGCAAGGGACATCAAGTGAAGGCGCGTTTGAGCTGAGATGTAACTTTTCCCGGGGCATGTCTGCCCGACTCAAACAGGTGTTAAGGGCGATCCGGTCTGGTGAAACCAGATAGCGGATTTCGCCCCTTTGCCACGGCGGCAGGTGTGATTCTGTGTCAAGGAAGTCGGGTCCCAAAAGAGTTCAGTGGCCTTTGCCCGGGCTCGAGACCCATATTATTTCGTGGTATATCTCAATTCCCTCTGTAACCTAGCATGTTCGTGCGGCGACCCAGTCTTGTTCACGGCGTTCAGTAGCGTGCTCATGTTTCCTATTCCGTTGTACAATTCCTTAGTGCGAGGAACGTTGCAGTGCAAAGCTTAGGGGaccgagaggagacaacggaCAGTATTTTAATCGTTACGTGCTCCCGGTGTTGACAACACCCCTGGCGTGTACAGCGAGCGTGTAGAGATCAAAACAACCGCAATGTTTGACGACTTTGAGACAGGGGTCTAGCAGAGGATGCAGTGTTTTTTATCCACCCTTAGGCGGGGAAGAAGTTCAGGTGAGTATGGTTCTCATGCGCAGCGATTTGGGCTGATGATAACGATCACTGGTTCTTAAGCGTGGTTCCTGCCCGTCGGCTTTAGTACAGGTAGCACGGCCCCACGGCCGAACCGAAGGCATGCCTAGTCGTCATTAAACCCGTAGAACCAAACACATTTCTAAATGCCTCACACGAGAACGGACGTCACAGTAACGATGATGTGTAGGCGCGTTTGTTCCTCTGATACGCATGGGGGAGACAGCTGCTGTCAAAGTCCGGTACCCACAAAGTAGCGAGATCCTGAGGTGGACAAGACGAGTGGGGCAGAAGGCGCACAGGATGCGCACACTGAGCACCTGTTTGAGCGTTACAGTGCCCGGACAGAAAATGGCTCCTTCCCAAGCTAAGAGAAAGCTTGAGTCAACAAACGGCTTCTAAAGGGAAACTGACGAGCTGTTGATTCGGCAGTGTTCACGCTTAGCAGGTCACATGAGGGGCAGACCATCAGCCAGAGAAAAATGAGTCTGCCTTCCAATGAAGTGTGTTTCTACAAGCGTGTCCATTCCGTTGAGGGTTAACCGGTGGCAAAGTCCAGGTTGGAGGGTGGCCGCCCCCCCGGTGTCGCTTTTGCAGCTGGAGACTCAAATGCAACTTGGTCCGCACGAAACAAGGGGTATTTCGTACTTCTTTTGTACCGCGGGAGCTTTCTGTCGAGAAGATTCTGTTTCGTTTTGGCGGTGGGTCCCGCACACGCGGCTGTGGCGTTGCTCCAAACTGAGTTCCCCGATTAACGTTCCGGCACTGCACGTTTTGCTTTGctaaagagaaaagaacgcaaTCTTGCAAGTGTGCCGGGAAAAACATGGATTCGTCCACCAGCAAAGGTTCCACTCTGTACGCGTAAGCAAAACGATACTCTTGTGCTGTCCCTTCTAAGTGGACATGGACGTGGTTTGTAGAATCGGTTTCGGTGTGCGCAAAGCCCCAGCAACTTCACCCGGCGTACTGATCTTCGCTCGGTCTCGCCGCTCCTGGGCAGCTTCAGTCCCCCCTTCCTCCGGCCTCGCTCTGTTTTCATCCCACTCCGCTTTGCACGCCTCCGTCGTGGAATCTTCTTCCTAATTGTTGCGCCTTTCGCCTTTATGTGTTTCTCGGttgctctctcgcttgcCTCTCCTGTTTTTGTGGTTGTGTGCACTCTcagctgcgttttctgccgAGGAGAATTGACTCCGCTGTCTGTGGGGGAACCGTGGTACGCGTACCCCATACTCCATTTCCGCGGCTCAGCTACCGACTCGCGCTTACTCGTATTCAGCCTCTCGGCC
Protein-coding regions in this window:
- a CDS encoding hypothetical protein (encoded by transcript TGME49_226270~Signal peptide predicted by SignalP 2.0 HMM (probability 0.727) with cleavage site probability 0.698 at residue 19~Predicted trans-membrane domain (TMHMM2.0):3-21:32-55:69-89:101-124:136-159:171-194:203-226), yielding MTLLHFFASSVCCFGPIYAVYKATEVSEQAGTLVLVALSSASYLCAQLLRSLVVASLAPATCHLYFVCETFTQILWGVMKIMGLYFVIHHRTALSFDADSRVLSIGLGWSFAHSLFTNLLPILSSARTVAFHWKFLYGALSANVSSVSLLTLTALVFLATRRKQPRAAATTPGILAAVLLLLPFVTSRIIVGGTPSTGPAESPAWWIQLVLHAAVSASVALFTWQLYRSRAAKGTSSQSASTSQQQGGGNGSTYPKRE
- a CDS encoding hypothetical protein (encoded by transcript TGME49_226260), translating into MEGLTGSEAGYVGTVALVDRPNTDQALYLAVAGNGQTVKELVGCDSSTASTVTVAKQRQENGARGNDAQALAEGSLGLVERGSRDSEVKDKSPVDTWTEDGFSADSKALASQPSRALIDHTQQLCVRAEPFLEVCAATARWQAARLIAANLCSLATQPRPGKFDLPIILTGEYVDSDCQAAGTSANRLIQCCSFVCYVPLHDGRQIYIQFDKRLLRPTLCKRIRSAPIEDRGIASRRT